In Papaver somniferum cultivar HN1 chromosome 1, ASM357369v1, whole genome shotgun sequence, a genomic segment contains:
- the LOC113274269 gene encoding uncharacterized protein LOC113274269 gives MIYVWRFIAKCKDKTCEWRLRAVPLDSCGWWKLTVANDVHTCESNKRTDPELKTKAAATGIAELLKHKFKELDAAFTPKQLVKDVKRDYGVVINYRQGYNACKHGIEMIKGSPDESYQHLVGYSHMLGARNKGTVTEITRIRVDGTHLTGPRQGVLLSTVGMDPDESIYPIAFSVVDSKNNESWEWFMRKLVEVLGNKYAMSEEVVVATDMHPSIGRAIRLAFPCANQVYCIHHLSENIKQTYHSAAASVAFTRAAKAFSNDEYELSMRDLGLVSPADLKSVVDLGPEMWARAKARTGRFTLMTTNACETFNSRIDDFKGLPICHLVNYIRRFLMEWFCELRQLARDRQDPLSQYARDIIKERWAVSKRFVAFHVDGDEYEVDEGDYEEKHTVYLDQRTWDVPAEVAERVVLPPKITPEVGRQNIKKKRSAIEKPRKKRACSRCHQTGHYANSKRCPKA, from the exons ATGATCTACGTATGG AGGTTTATTgccaaatgcaaagacaagacatGCGAGTGGCGTCTGCGAGCAGTTCCCTTAGATTCTTGTGGGTGGTGGAAACTCACAGTTGCAAACGATGTGCATACTTGTGAAAGCAACAAAAGGACTGACCCTGAATTAAAAACCAAAGCGGCCGCTACTGGAATTGCAGAGCTtttaaagcacaaattcaaagAACTAGATGCGGCCTTTACGCCCAAACAACTGGTTAAGGACGTAAAAAGGGATTATGGAGTGGTTATCAATTACCGGCAGGGATACAACGCTTGCAAGCATGGTATTGAGATGATCAAAGGTAGCCCCGATGAATCGTACCAACACCTCGTTGGTTATAGTCACATGCTTGGTGCTCGTAACAAGGGTACTGTTACCGAGATT ACCCGCATTCGCGTTGATGGTACACATCTTACAGGGCCACGCCAAGGAGTTCTACTGTCAACCGTTGGAATGGATCCCGACGAGTCGATCTATCCTATTGCTTTTTCTGTTGTTGATTCAAAGAATAATGAATCTTGGGAATGGTTTATGAGAAAGTTAGTCGAAGTACTTGGCAATAAGTATGCTATGAGTGAAGAAGTTGTTGTGGCAACAGACATGCACCCATCGATTGGTAGAGCCATAAGGTTGGCATTTCCTTGTGCTAATCAAGTATACTGCATCCACCATCTTTCAG AAAATATCAAACAGACCTACCACAGCGCCGCTGCTTCGGTGGCATTTACAAGAGCTGCAAAAGCGTTTAGCAATGATGAGTATGAACTTTCTATGAGAGACCTAGGTTTAGTGAGCCCCGCTGATTTAAAATCTGTAGTGGATCTTGGACCGGAAATGTGGGCCAGGGCGAAGGCTAGAACAGGTCGTTTTACTCTCATGACTACAAACGCCTGTGAAACTTTCAATTCAAGAATAGATGATTTTAAAGGTCTTCCAATATGCCATTTAGTCAATTACATTCGCAGGTTCCTTATGGAATGGTTCTGCGAACTTAGACAACTAGCTCGTGATCGGCAAGATCCTTTGAGTCAATATGCACGGGATATAATCAAAGAACGGTGGGCTGTTTCAAAAAGGTTTGTGGCTTTCCATGTCGATGGGGACGAATATGAAGTGGACGAGGGTGACTATGAAGAGAAGCACACCGTTTATCTTGACCAAAG AACTTGGGATGTCCCAGCGGAGGTGGCAGAACGGGTGGTGCTTCCTCCAAAAATTACACCGGAAGTTGGTCGTCAGAACATCAAGAAGAAAAGGTCTGCCATTGAAAAACCTAGAAAGAAAAGAGCTTGTTCAAGGTGTCACCAGACAGGGCATTATGCTAACAGCAAACGTTGTCCCAAGGCTTAG